GACTGAGCTTCAGTTACGTATTCCCACTGTTCATCATTTAACTCTGTTTGTCTCAATAATTCTAAAAAACCCACTATCCCATTCATGGGCGTTCTAATTTCGTGAGACATATTTGCAAGAAACATGCTCTTCGTTCTATTAGCTTCCTCAGCTTCTTGTTTTCTCTGCTCAGCTTTAGTGGCTTTTTTATCTAATATTTTGAGCATTTCCTCATTTTCTTTTTCTAATTTTTTTCTATCTGTTATATCTCTAAGTGCAACAAATATATAATCATCTTCGTTTTCTCCACTCGATATTACAGTTAAAACTACTTCTGCCGGAAATACTTCTCCATTTTTTCTCTTGTGATACCACTCAAATCTAATAAATCCCTTTTCAAAAGCAGTATTTACTATATCCGTTTCTAAATCGCTTGATAGTCGCCCATCTGGCTGATACTTAGGTGAAATATCAGATGGTCTGAGACCATCTGGTACTTCATCATATCCAAGCATTTCCAAGCTCTTATTATTAAATCTCACAAAATGATCATTTTTGAAAATGATATACGCATCACCAGATTCTTGAAACAATTTTTCAAAAAATCTAGTTGTTTCTATCCCTTTCATAAGCCCACCTCGACTTTCTTTTTTTATACTTACCCAAAGAAAGTTACAAGATTACTAAAAATACTAACCAATACTGCCGTAAAACATTCCCAATACGATAATCAACACAGTAGTAGCCACAAAAACATATTTTCCTAGTGGAACAAACCATGAACCCACTGGATTTTTAGATCCCTTGTTGATAGCTTTTAATACGGTCTCTTTATCTAACATGTAGAAGAAACATACAGCTACTATCAAAACCCCTATTGGTGACAATATAGTAGTTATAAAATCAGCAAATTTACCAAACATATCATTGTTTATAGCTAGAGGTAATCCTATTAGAAAACAAATTGACGCAATGAGGGCTGAAGCTTTTTTACGAGTAAGTTTTGTAATCGTCAAAAGCGTCTCAACAGGCCCTTCTAGCATACTTACAGATGATGATATGGCTGCAAATACTATGCTAAGGAAAAATAAACTGCTAATAAGTGATGAATATGGCATAGATTGAAATACTTTTGGAACTGTTATAAATAATAGTGATGGTCCCGAATCAGGAGCTATACCAAATGCAAATACAGCAGGTATGATTATAAATGATGCTAATAATGCCGCTACAGTGTCAAATATAGCTGTTTGTAGCGATGATTTTGGAATATCAAATCCTTCGTCGATGTAACTACCATATACTACCATTCCACATCCAGTTAGTGAAACTGTAAAAAATGCCTGTCCTAGAGCCATTATCCAAGTTTTCATGTCCAATAGCACTTCCCATCTCGGCACTAAAAGATAGCGAACACCTTCCATTGAGCCTTCTAATGTAAGTGATTTTACAGCTAAGCAAATGAATATGAAAAATAATATTGGCAATATTATTTTATTTAATCTCTCAATGCCCTGTGCTACTCCAGAAATTACAATCAAAAGCGTCAATACTATAGCTAGTAAAAACCAAGGTATAGTTGCTGATGTCCCTGAAAAAGTGCCAAAGTAAGCCTCTGTATCTATACTTGTAATCTGACCTGTTATGCTCAGAGTAAAGTATTTTAGTATCCATCCAACTACAACGCAGTAAAATATAAATATACCAGTCAGTCCTATAGTTGGAATAATTGCCATCAACTTTCCATGTTTCTTGCCCTTTTTTTCAAATAAATTTGTAATACCAGTGTACGACCCCGCCTTAAAATGACGACCAAATGTAAACTCTGTTATAAGTCCTGTGGTGCTAAGTACGAATACAAATATGAAATACGGTATCAAAAATGCAGCTCCACCATATGCTCCCAATTTGTAAG
This genomic window from Tissierellales bacterium contains:
- a CDS encoding sodium-dependent transporter: MTKENSTSREGFTSKFGFIMSCIGSALGLGNIWMFPYKLGAYGGAAFLIPYFIFVFVLSTTGLITEFTFGRHFKAGSYTGITNLFEKKGKKHGKLMAIIPTIGLTGIFIFYCVVVGWILKYFTLSITGQITSIDTEAYFGTFSGTSATIPWFLLAIVLTLLIVISGVAQGIERLNKIILPILFFIFICLAVKSLTLEGSMEGVRYLLVPRWEVLLDMKTWIMALGQAFFTVSLTGCGMVVYGSYIDEGFDIPKSSLQTAIFDTVAALLASFIIIPAVFAFGIAPDSGPSLLFITVPKVFQSMPYSSLISSLFFLSIVFAAISSSVSMLEGPVETLLTITKLTRKKASALIASICFLIGLPLAINNDMFGKFADFITTILSPIGVLIVAVCFFYMLDKETVLKAINKGSKNPVGSWFVPLGKYVFVATTVLIIVLGMFYGSIG